One window of Fundidesulfovibrio putealis DSM 16056 genomic DNA carries:
- a CDS encoding MarR family winged helix-turn-helix transcriptional regulator: MRPDEPDSCTRLTQQEIDFLLDLYPFDSSRRLPGTGTGTPPAASSWVRYFPQMRRNGRHGLGLSVAEASTLWRSLLDGVFLREMGLGPHQWVILWLVAVQGGEVPVEGLEEVLGLKPAELDAELAILQSRGILKLLDAGRSGGLATGAVCISDLSTMQRLIALAKQVRDAALRDIGDEELSAMHATLLKVIDNLRAVTGATGSPTNPPPAPRSPGTSS, encoded by the coding sequence GTGAGGCCGGATGAGCCCGACAGTTGCACGAGACTCACACAGCAGGAGATAGACTTCCTGCTGGACCTCTACCCCTTCGATTCCTCCCGCCGCCTCCCCGGTACCGGAACCGGAACACCCCCAGCAGCCTCCTCCTGGGTCCGGTATTTCCCCCAAATGCGCCGCAATGGGCGGCACGGACTCGGCCTCTCCGTGGCGGAGGCGTCCACGCTCTGGCGCTCCCTGCTGGACGGCGTTTTCCTGCGTGAAATGGGGCTTGGCCCCCATCAATGGGTTATTTTGTGGCTGGTGGCCGTCCAGGGAGGCGAGGTCCCGGTGGAGGGGCTGGAGGAAGTCCTCGGACTCAAGCCCGCTGAGCTGGACGCCGAACTGGCCATCCTTCAAAGCCGGGGCATCCTGAAGCTGCTGGACGCGGGCCGTAGCGGCGGGCTGGCCACGGGGGCCGTGTGCATCAGTGACTTGTCCACCATGCAGCGGCTCATTGCCCTGGCCAAGCAGGTGCGCGACGCAGCCCTGCGAGACATCGGCGACGAGGAGCTGTCGGCCATGCATGCCACGCTGCTCAAAGTGATCGACAACCTGCGCGCCGTAACCGGGGCTACAGGTTCG